In the genome of Astatotilapia calliptera chromosome 18, fAstCal1.2, whole genome shotgun sequence, the window ctcaatcatccagggaaataaatctccaaaagtcaccaacttggagtgtttcagtttgccatcttagggagaaatcaacacacatgggtgtaggtcctttgttggagatttattgataaaaacagtacaaaaaaccaaccatttgtacacatatttacaaataagaagttcaagttcaaaagaactgaatttaattttgGTTTCATGTCTTTACCGGATGAGCTAAACAAATTCTTCGCTCGCTTTGAGGCACAGACCTTCACCCCCGCACAGAGGACCCCCCCCCAACGATCGGGTGGTGAGACTATCCCCAGACAGTGTGTGGACGTCCCTTTAAGAGAGAGCTTCACTGCTAAGCTCTCATCTGTGTGGGTGTCACGGTTCGCTTGAGGACTCACACGCAGGACTCAGAGGCACAGTCAGTATTTATTACAGTTCCACCAGGTGTATATATAAACAGTGCAGGGGATAGTGCTATATACAAAGCGGTGACAGGGAAAAGGCTCCGGGGAAATCCAGGTAGGGAAAAGACACTTGCCCCTCtccaaacactcacacaaaaaGGGAATCCGCTCGGGGAATGCAGAGTCGGGTCCAGGGAATCTATGTACAGAAGGAAACACACGTTAGAGGTTTTGCACAGGGAAGCAAAAGAGAACTTGCTCAGAGCCGGGCTGCACTGACGCGAGTCACACACAACGATCCAGCGATGAGTAGAAGCCACTCCCTGGCTTAAATGCTGGCTGCActgatgaggcccaggtgtttcctcttcagaggggcgtgggccgagggcgtgaacccacCATGAGTTCCACCCTGGCGAGAGAGCGAACACTACTAGTCAGCGGCCTGCTGATCCCCTGGCCGTGACAGTGGGGTTCAAATCCCTTATTCAGATTAAGATTTTATGTGACATTACATTGgcaaaaattaaatttactTGAATAATGTGAGTGTTGGAGTAAGTACTTGCGTAATTTTTGAATAACTTTAATTTTGtaatgtgcatattttatgAATAATGATGTTTCAGTACTTTAATCTACTGAATAAGTAAGAATTAGACTTAATaatctttttactttaaaaagggAAACTGTGTACAATCTTTTATTCTCCAGAATgcacataataaaaatgttttggggAATGtatatgctttttaaaaaccaatTGCTTCTTACCTGATGCATGCTATAACTTTCAgcaaaactgaactaaaatgtGTTAACAAGCTTACCAAATAAGAAATGTTTTATGAATTTTCTTTGCAGAGCGACTGGAAAGCCAGCTGTTATCAAAGCCCACGTGCCCTAAAAAGGAGGGCGCGCTGGCCAGTAATGAGTTCATCACTAAGTTTAAGATAAGAGTTGATCAGAATAGAGGCGATGATGAAAGTCTGGAGCATCAGTTGGAGGCTGCCAACCTGTCTGATGAATTGTTCGAGGCCCAGACAGAAGTCAACGGACAAATATGATCACAGACATTTTAAACACGCGAGTTGAGAGTTAAGGGGGAAAAATATTGTAATAATTGCACACTAAGATATAAAGTGATGGCAGCGAGCACAGTGTTGcaggatttaattaaaaacacatctgaCTAAGACCAACTGAAATTTAGAGTTGTgtataataaagtttattcatgattaaaaaaacaaatctgtaatatttttctttctcttttgtccATTTGAATCTCGCTACagcttaaataaaagaaaagaatgtgtTTGGAATAAATTAAACtctattctctctttttctttctttctttttttcttggtggGTTTTCATTTGCAATCAAACGCAACATTATACAATTATATAGTATAGTAAGAAATATCCTTTAACTTCAtttagtatttgttttttaatttttgtttttattgtttccccTTCAGTTTTGTGCTTATAACATGTTCTAATCTGACATATTATGCAGTAAATTATTTTTGCAATAACTTAACAGGCCATTGTGGGAGCCAACATTCACTTATCAAAGACATATTTGTATATTCTGTGGGCTGCTTTATGGTTGTGTCATTTAGAAACATAAGCCACAACAGACTTCCACCAGAGAgtacttaaaaatgtatttttatgtaaagATATTTTAATTAACTACTATATTAAGAGAGAACCTGTTGTTACATGGATTAATTGTACAAACTGTAGAGAAATAAGTTTAAGCGTGcaactttttattcatttttaactgtgttaatgtttttatgttgatACAGCCGCCTCATATCTTTTTCCTCAGTGTTTTTTAAACCATGTACTCCATCTATGAGTAAGAACATGAATGAATTCCTTTCCAAATTTGTAGTTCCTTTTTCCAACTGTTTTTAGTATATATGTAACATTTCTTTACACACAAATGCTGGTATTCTTTTGCACCAAGACGTTAAAGAAATgctaagaaaaaatgaaaatactacGTTGCAACCtgtgtctatctatctatctatatatatatatatttgtaccCTTTTTTCATCATCTAGTTTCCTGTGCCAGATCTTCTACTGATCCACTGAGGCAGACatgtaaaaaaacatgaactaaAGCATATTTCTGTATATAAACAGGACTTTAAATCTTTATCAACAGCTACTTTAGAGGAAATTCTTCAATAAACTGCAACCAAAGGCTCAACTCAGAGGACAAAATCCAACCTGTTATAAATAGTGTGACAGCAAACTTTCTCTTGTGTAAAGTTACAAATAGGAGTAATTATCCACAGGAGCTTTTATACATAATGAAGTTATAATTCGTCCTGTAAAAATTGTACATTTAAGCTATATGGTTCCCGCTGTGATAACTCTGCTATGAATGCCTCTTATtaacttttatgcttttacaacccactatgagcaaacactcagcaacagtgggaaggaagaactcccttctTGAAGGAAAAAACCTCTGGTAGAACCAGGAAATCTGTCTAAACTAGTTGGGGGTTAGAGCAACAGATGCAAGTCTTCAGATCATTTGCAGTGTGACTGTCTTTGTGCACACTTTAACCTGAttcagttttcttatttgtcaaaatgcaccatgggtaaaacaaaacaaaacaaaatagtaaTGAAGGAGAATCCTCAGCAAAGATGAAttaaacaagttttattttgatcaaATTTTACTTTAAGTAAAACACATCTTTATTTGATGACTTTAATGTCATCAAATAAAGACAGTTTTGATGGAGCTCCTGACCCAGCCCAAGCTCTCTATGAAgacgaggaaaaactccccagGGGGCCAGATCGATGGGAAGAAACCTCGGGAAAGCCCATTCAAAGAGAGATCCCCTTTCCTGGGATGGCTGGGGGGGTTACAGGAACTCCAAAAAAgctaaacttttatttatttattttttaagattaaCCCATTCTATCTACTCCTGtccaacagaaaaaaggaaggaagtTACTACAACGTATCATACTTATATGATAAGGTgtgaattgtgtgtttgtgtgtgttatcttAGCCAGGGGTGAAGCTGGAGCTCCTCCAGTGTTGGGCGCTTCTCCGGGACTAAAGCTAAACATGCGTCCAAGAAATCCCGGCAttcttgaaagaaagaaaagatcaaaaagatgaagatgataGTTCTAGTGATCCAAGGCATCAGTGAATCTGGAAGTGTGAAGTTTTCTTACCTGTGGACAGACGCTTTTTGATGCTCAGTTGCTTTGTGAGGAACCTCGCGGTACTAAAGTATTGTGCATGAAGCGCTTCATACAACACCACTCCCATTTGCCACACCGTGGTGGGTCCACACCTGTAGCAGCTCCTAATGTACCACTCGGGAGGGATGTGAAGAGGAGTGcctaacaaacagacacaattgcaatttcttctaaaacaaaagacacaaattgTTACATCTGTGAAAACCAGGAGCAGAATATGTTACCATAGAAGACGCGATACAGAGATCGCTGCTTAACAAAGCAGCTCAGTCCAAAGTCAATGATGCGAACTCGAGGCACATCTGAGCCGGTCTCAATCAGAATGTTTGGTCCCTTGATGTCCCGATGAAAGATGTGTTTATCCTCAAGTTCCTTTACAGCATCAACTAGTTGCTTCAGAATGACctggaaaagatgaaaaacacaataatgagTTAATGCTTTTCTGCCTTGATTGAATGCTGTACAGTCTAAGGCTCTCCCAGTCAACCTACCTTGGCCTTGTCCTCTGTCAAAGTTCTTCCATGTTCTGCTTTGTATTTTTGCAGGTCCACAGCGGGGACAGGTCTCTCCAGCACCAGGATCAGCTCTTTGCCAAGGTCGAACCACTCCAGCAAGGACACAGGTGCAGATATTCCCACTGACCCTTCTGCTTCACCTGCAAGTTTAACCATAATGGCCACTTCCACTGAGAGCTTCTTCCCGCTTTCATCCTGAAATGTTACAACAAAGTGGATGATGAGGAACGCCGCATTCAATCCAGTAATGTAAAACTGATTCAAGTGTTTGACGCTTACCGCCACTTTGCAGTAGACTTTATTTTTGGGAATGTGTTTGATGGCAACCTAGAAGACACAGAGCACTGGTGAGCATTTCCTCAGTATGACATAATGAAAGGTGGAAACACAGCAGACGTCTCAGTTTACGATATTATCCATTATCTGCGTTACTGCCTGTCTTACTACCATCATCTGAACACTTACTGGAAAACGATCTTCTATCCGGTAGCCAGCAAACACTGCTCCGCAGCCTCCTTCTCCGAGCTGGTGCTCCTCCACATATCTGGCTTGGAATTCACCTGaacagacaaaacaacaaatctTGTTTTATTACAGCTGTGACACAAATTACTTTCCTCTGTAGCATAAATGTTCCTTTTGCCCTTCCCCTGAATATAAAACCCAAGCTGCTTGCTACTTACGTTTTTGGtctgccactgattttttgtCCTGGTCCacattcctttcttttttcttgggtGGCTCTCTGTTGTCTCCCGTGGCCTTTCTTTTGCCATGTGTTGCACACACCTGTTTGTTGTTCAAGTCTGGAGATGTGGAAAACACCAAAAGCACATCAGCTCACTGGATGATAgacacaaacactaaacactAATATCTTAAACCTAGCAACCACACTTAATCTACCCCCTTATTCAACTAATTAGCCTACCTTTACCAGAGTCCAACAAGGAGGATGCTTGCTCCTTGTCACCGCTCATATGGTGGAGAAGTTTAgccttctttgctttctttgttgtgCCCTCTTCATCTTGCACAACCTTGCACTTCACTCCTTTCACCACATCTGAGCTGGTGGAAGGACCAGCCTGCTCAGCGACCCTCCTCCTTTTTATTGGGGTCTTCTTTTCAGGACTGGCCTTTCTTTTAGCAGTCCTGCTCTTACAATCTATAAACGACAACAACACAGTGGTGAAAAAGAGTCCCCGACATCAGGACTGGAAGCAGTTTGATGGCAAAGAATTTGAAATTGCTTTTGCTTAAATTATCACAAGTTTATTCTtgggataaaaaaaactgaccaGTGCGAATTGATACTAGGTTTACTAAGTCTTAGATCTTGATGACACttgttgctctgttttcactgttgagtccaagaataaaccTGTCACATTATTTTACCAAAAGACAAAGTGCCCCAGTAACCTTTCTTTGATTAGACATGTTGCACTTACGTTAGTTTCAATCAAAACCAGGATTTAAATCCTCtaaaaatgaatcattttaTACACAGAGCCTCAACATTGTTAGAAATGTAGATTCTGttatttgggggatttttttttacttaccttGATCTCCTGGATCTTTCTTATCTGCCTCAGTCGTAActtttcttgtttcctttttcattttaattttttgagaacttttaaaatagaaaatgtcaCCTTAATGAGTGAATAGTCCTTCAAATGTCTGGATGCTTGACTTTTCTAACTAAGCTGTATAAGTCAGTTCTGTAAGTGAGCTTTAAAAGTAAACTCCGGAGACTATGGCAACACAACATAAGAAGCTTGCCTTTTAGTGACATCACTGACTGCCAGTAAAAGTGTTCCAAgtagtttaaagaaaaacactctgGCAGACAAAGCCATAATATTTCATATAATTCAGTAATTTCACATTAAACTTTCTTTCATTATCctttcattatttgtttaaagACTTGATGTGTGGATGCTACTATGAAGACTTCTAGTTGAGCAAACACTAATAAACACTGACTAGTTTATCTGAGATAAAATATAACTGACTGCAGCCTTTATTCCATGTGTTTTGTCTGTGAATGCCCCCATGTACACATGTAACCTCCACCCACTGCAACACCAATAATGTCCCGGGGCAAAGCGGGGTTTGGTGAACCAGGAGCTGTGCGCAGCCCGTGTCCACCAAAGCCTGGTGTATACCCCCTTGACACCTTATTAGAATGCTGTACCTCCATGACTGCCTGGCATGCTCTGCTCCTTCTGCCCTGGCAATCAGATGATCCTCAGCCAGGGTGGCTTGCTGGTCAATGGCAGGGAACCCCTCGGGTGGGCCACTTTGTCCAGCaaaccaatgactgtagaaaacatggatgATCTAACAGTTCTCCAAAAGTACATAAAGTACTTACCTAAAAAGCAGTTAATGTcatgttgcatttatttattgttattacattGTTTTACAGCAGCTAATTAAAAACCATCATCTTAactacatgttttgtttttttgttctttgttgttgttgttgttgttttgcagttGTCCTGTAGGTGATGGTGTAGCACAGAGACTGAACTAGTGGCTAGCTAACATAAGAAGGATGTACTTGAAACTTGCATCTCATCTTTGCAGCGTTCACTTTGAAGAGAATGTCTTTACCAAGGACTCACAGGTTAAGTAACTTTACAATTGtcatattacaatatataattTTAGAGCAAGATTACAGCTCTGCCATCTTGATTGAAAATTAAATACATCTGGaatacgaacagctgatcggatcggcaaagcgtgtttctggaatattatgtttttgttactgcaagcgctttttatgcaatttttgcaaagctatatgtggaaggaaaccgtgacctaggacaagctgatggcataagatgtaagtacaactcctctggattcatatgcaaaaaaattattgcgctagcttacgcggttccCGGTTcaacagggatttaaaaatagttacgcaaaacagagcgtgcccgctccgaccggctttaaagagTTAAACATGTAACAATCGAATTGCATCTTTCCATTGCCAGCCATCTCATTTTGTACAAATCCAGTCAACTCTTCcaagtttgtgtattttttaaaccCTTACAAGAATTGAAATGTGTCCCAAATATCTGTATCCCATCAGAGGCAAGTTTCTTAAAGGAGAGGTAGTAGCTGCTCCACCATAGGACCAGTAGGACCTCCAGCACACAATGAACACTTAATTAACattaacacatttattaaaacacaattttaaacaaTAACCCTTTTCTTTTAGTGTGTTTCAATTTGTTCCTACCGCTCCATTGGAACAGTGTACTATCCAGTAACAGCATCCAGCTGGCAGAAGCATACACCTGCAGCAAGGAGAATCTACCAGGCAGGATAGCGCAGCGGAGTCATCAGATGAGGATGATCATGAAGTGGTTcatccagcaggaacaggaTACCAAAAGGGgagggaaaaaacacagaaagcatAGTCATGACTAACTCAGTGTCACTAACAGCTCATCTAGCAGTCTTAACATCATAAAGGTACAGGCTGGTccatataaaaaatattaacagaaaaaataaatgctgttAACCAAATTTTCTTAGGCAAAAGCACATAATCTTGATATTTGACCTTGTATCAGCCGCCATATTGGAAAGGTAGCCAGGTTTCCTTAGCTGCTAGCTTGCTAACAGTCTGCTATCCAGCCCGGTAATAACTTCATTCACATATTTTAGAACATTTAGCTTTCTTCCTTAACAAAAACATCGCAGTTGTGGATTTGAATCTCGTTGCAGCATAATAAGACCCAGAACATTCAATTTGAACATGTGCTGCAAGCTAACTCCCCAGAGGAGTTCATGCAATGGCCAATGCCTGTCGGATTCGGCTCCTGACTTCTCTGTCTaacaacacattaaaacatCAGTTTCAAGTACTTATCTACAGCGGCTCATATTAAATGTACCCAAGTTTCCAGCTGGCAGTGGGCACAAGAACAACACTCCTCATCAGATcaagggaggaaaagaaaattctAGAGCTGGGCTGGGTGGCTGCTatgtagggttgccaactccctgaaaaataaataagagacacctcgtggccagggccgggcaacccagttcacccttcccagtgtggtgaattttgtagccctttttttgtgtgtgaaattattttttaaccatttgacttgaatttgatttaagcagatgcatgttctttgtgatatgaccatatgggaaacaaatgatcatttagccatttatttttagctcaaaatgacaacattaacacagtaaaacaggtctctttcttaaacagaagcctgtcatgcttaacttttgagaatataagtaaatctttctttaaaagaactctgtcctgcttaacttaaaattatataaattaatagaaagcaatagaacgaaaaatattcttgtaacagtgcacatatagtgcatttagtacaattggcttcagttgaggtattatttcagcttttctaatgctaatcagctgctcctgtttgtaaacccacttgatcccatgattacgcatcataactcatcatcatcattaatctatgtattacttttatgtattagtcatctatttgttgtaatcatctatccttgcagttgtttattacacaaaataaattatattatcacacttctggccacatagcgctgatattcactgcacatgcccatattaaccttaaccagagggtttgaaaaaaacaaaccagtgtttacataccatatctgcttctgccgtggcctggtggacaaaaaattggttaagggttctccgagctttcacgcccctaatgttcttcatgtgcccaccactagaagcatgcctatggaaaaagtgcgccggcacacagtgcagtgcgctttataggtgttatcgtgcattttcccagccaggtgtttcccttttcccattcctccctgtacttttgcagcctttttttttctttgtctgaacaaacaaacattgctgctctaatgctgggcttacactgtgcgatttttggcccagtttgagccgatttttgagtcgtgcgaccgatttggtgatcggcccgatttgggccttcatcgtgcatcgtgtagtatacgtggggtaacgagaagcgattaacacctcacgaccagctcccgatatCAATCGCTCGGCtaacactgctcacgcgcaaacacgtaaacgtcggtgaaaaagatggagcagcacggctgtgcagcgtgtgaactggacacaagcgatggaggcacaacttgtagaactttggaaagctcatccgagccttttcgatgtggcatcacaaaattatcacgaccacaacaaccgtgaatatagttggatttacatgctgctcaatcacagctgcctgatca includes:
- the LOC113010034 gene encoding serine/threonine-protein kinase pim-1-like isoform X2, with protein sequence MPGSHGDCKSRTAKRKASPEKKTPIKRRRVAEQAGPSTSSDVVKGVKCKVVQDEEGTTKKAKKAKLLHHMSGDKEQASSLLDSGKDLNNKQVCATHGKRKATGDNREPPKKKERNVDQDKKSVADQKREFQARYVEEHQLGEGGCGAVFAGYRIEDRFPVAIKHIPKNKVYCKVADESGKKLSVEVAIMVKLAGEAEGSVGISAPVSLLEWFDLGKELILVLERPVPAVDLQKYKAEHGRTLTEDKAKVILKQLVDAVKELEDKHIFHRDIKGPNILIETGSDVPRVRIIDFGLSCFVKQRSLYRVFYGTPLHIPPEWYIRSCYRCGPTTVWQMGVVLYEALHAQYFSTARFLTKQLSIKKRLSTECRDFLDACLALVPEKRPTLEELQLHPWLR
- the LOC113010034 gene encoding serine/threonine-protein kinase pim-1-like isoform X1, which encodes MKKETRKVTTEADKKDPGDQDCKSRTAKRKASPEKKTPIKRRRVAEQAGPSTSSDVVKGVKCKVVQDEEGTTKKAKKAKLLHHMSGDKEQASSLLDSGKDLNNKQVCATHGKRKATGDNREPPKKKERNVDQDKKSVADQKREFQARYVEEHQLGEGGCGAVFAGYRIEDRFPVAIKHIPKNKVYCKVADESGKKLSVEVAIMVKLAGEAEGSVGISAPVSLLEWFDLGKELILVLERPVPAVDLQKYKAEHGRTLTEDKAKVILKQLVDAVKELEDKHIFHRDIKGPNILIETGSDVPRVRIIDFGLSCFVKQRSLYRVFYGTPLHIPPEWYIRSCYRCGPTTVWQMGVVLYEALHAQYFSTARFLTKQLSIKKRLSTECRDFLDACLALVPEKRPTLEELQLHPWLR